A window of the Aliivibrio salmonicida LFI1238 genome harbors these coding sequences:
- a CDS encoding OmpA family protein produces the protein MESRIMNRQQLLILSFGFLAVSGCTSFAEPGEGGEAENYPQAAFSPVMPDQPLGPEHGLRFDWELAARHLDILILEKAEWCFPATVHQAKQNEARIARELEGGLQLDAANDLIIQRNLLARLERQLDYVKRQETCQPPSDSNSGNSDIELAQKIYDLLNKDNQFAFNSAELNPKYVVNLSEASQLLKKHEDFKLLITGHADAIGEEDGNQELAIERAKQVKRYLSIFGLALNRIHVDAVGSNDPYFEGTEPHVRLTNRRVTIELLELDQPLELGQ, from the coding sequence ATGGAGAGCCGTATCATGAACAGACAACAATTGCTCATTCTAAGCTTTGGATTTCTTGCTGTTTCAGGATGTACCTCATTCGCTGAACCGGGTGAAGGTGGCGAAGCAGAAAATTATCCTCAAGCCGCATTCTCTCCAGTGATGCCAGACCAACCATTAGGCCCAGAACATGGATTACGTTTTGATTGGGAGCTTGCTGCTCGTCATCTCGATATTCTTATCTTAGAAAAAGCGGAATGGTGTTTTCCGGCAACCGTTCATCAAGCAAAACAGAACGAAGCGCGTATTGCACGTGAGCTTGAAGGCGGATTACAACTGGATGCAGCCAATGACCTTATCATTCAACGAAATCTATTAGCTCGACTCGAACGCCAATTAGATTACGTAAAAAGACAAGAAACCTGTCAGCCACCTTCTGATTCAAATTCGGGTAATTCAGACATCGAGTTAGCACAAAAAATTTATGATCTTTTAAACAAAGACAATCAATTTGCTTTTAACTCGGCTGAACTAAACCCAAAATACGTGGTTAATTTATCTGAAGCTTCACAGTTATTAAAAAAACACGAAGATTTCAAATTACTGATCACCGGTCACGCTGACGCCATTGGCGAAGAAGATGGCAATCAAGAACTCGCCATTGAACGAGCGAAACAAGTAAAACGTTATTTAAGTATTTTTGGTCTTGCGTTAAATCGCATACATGTCGATGCCGTTGGATCCAATGATCCTTATTTTGAAGGAACAGAGCCTCACGTAAGACTAACCAACCGCCGAGTCACCATTGAGTTATTAGAACTCGACCAACCTTTAGAACTTGGACAATAA
- a CDS encoding LruC domain-containing protein, with amino-acid sequence MYLFIRLLFLTTVLLSPKVFAVAFDSCPSKAYLFQGKPVSVYGINLVTGTNSLLQNDTGLPSNINGVGFNETDRYIYGYDTTNYTIVRLGQNFQATTLNVSGLPSDKTFYVGDVYQHHYYVYRSGTGFYKIDLSPLDSNVNATLTADLITSTASVSLTDFAFHPSNDHLYGVDNGSGGLYEFDISTGAATYIGDTGETGTFGAMYFDVDGYLYLSRNQDGQVYRVDLSSQAIIDSGTVPAIKFADGPFSSQNDGARCANAPLIDTDEPATIDFGDAPDSYGSTLASNGARHALDSITWLGSSVDGDYYAAQSPDSDDTITSDDEDGVGFVTALEPGLDSVITVTASTSGLLSAWFDWNGDGDFADEGEQAITDKALVSGNHNLIIPVPFDATVGATWTRFRFSQQTGLAYYGGSTSGEVEDHVITIVDANTTQRHFPSESGYVTLAYEDNWPETADYDMNDLVLRYRITEVLKGGEVAKVIVSGKLAAVGASYHSGFAVRLLGIDATNIDSEKTRLYFNSVLQSGSSQESGMNEASFILINDAINVSSYDCSYFRTSNECREDMGLEFELQFSLITPVVTTSMPAMPYDPFLFATPGYYHGPSFAQAPGRDYEVHLADQAPTELFNTEFYQLAQDTSDASTDRYFKTSNNMPWALLIYDEWQWPRERVDLTTSYPDFADYTTSGGATNTDWYESSNATANKCY; translated from the coding sequence ATGTATCTATTTATCCGGTTACTTTTTTTAACGACAGTATTATTGAGCCCAAAAGTCTTTGCGGTTGCTTTTGATTCATGCCCAAGTAAGGCGTATTTATTCCAAGGCAAACCTGTTTCAGTTTATGGTATTAATTTAGTTACTGGAACAAACAGTTTATTACAAAATGATACTGGATTGCCTTCAAATATAAATGGGGTCGGTTTTAATGAAACTGATCGATATATATACGGGTATGACACAACCAATTATACAATTGTTCGTTTAGGACAAAATTTCCAAGCAACAACCTTGAATGTTAGTGGACTTCCTTCTGATAAAACCTTTTATGTAGGGGATGTTTATCAACATCATTATTACGTTTATAGAAGTGGCACTGGTTTCTATAAAATTGATCTGTCTCCTTTAGATAGTAATGTTAATGCCACACTCACTGCAGATTTAATTACGTCGACAGCGTCTGTGAGCTTAACGGATTTTGCTTTCCACCCAAGCAATGATCACTTATATGGTGTGGATAATGGCAGCGGTGGTTTGTATGAGTTTGATATTTCTACTGGAGCGGCAACGTATATTGGTGATACAGGAGAAACCGGTACGTTTGGTGCGATGTATTTTGATGTAGATGGTTATCTGTATCTTTCACGCAACCAAGATGGCCAAGTGTATCGTGTTGATTTATCTTCTCAAGCGATCATCGATTCTGGCACAGTTCCTGCGATTAAATTCGCTGATGGTCCTTTTTCTAGCCAAAATGATGGAGCTCGATGTGCTAATGCCCCTTTGATTGATACTGATGAACCAGCAACGATTGATTTTGGTGATGCACCAGACAGTTATGGTTCGACGCTTGCGTCTAATGGAGCACGTCATGCTTTGGATAGTATCACTTGGTTAGGTAGCAGTGTAGATGGCGATTATTATGCCGCTCAATCACCTGACTCGGACGATACAATTACCAGTGATGATGAAGATGGGGTTGGGTTTGTGACTGCGCTAGAACCTGGACTTGATTCTGTGATTACAGTGACAGCATCTACTTCAGGGCTGTTATCTGCATGGTTCGATTGGAACGGTGATGGTGACTTTGCCGATGAAGGTGAACAAGCGATTACAGATAAAGCATTAGTTTCAGGAAATCATAATCTTATTATCCCTGTTCCATTTGATGCCACTGTCGGCGCGACATGGACAAGATTTCGTTTCAGTCAACAAACTGGGCTAGCCTACTATGGTGGCTCAACATCTGGTGAGGTGGAAGATCATGTCATTACGATTGTTGATGCAAATACAACACAACGTCATTTCCCATCAGAAAGTGGCTACGTTACGTTAGCTTATGAAGATAATTGGCCTGAAACCGCTGATTATGATATGAATGATTTAGTTTTAAGATACCGAATCACTGAGGTTCTAAAAGGTGGAGAAGTGGCTAAAGTGATTGTTAGCGGTAAATTAGCAGCGGTTGGTGCAAGTTACCACAGTGGCTTTGCTGTTAGGTTGCTAGGTATAGATGCCACTAATATTGATTCTGAAAAAACACGTTTATATTTCAACTCTGTACTTCAAAGTGGTTCCTCGCAAGAGTCGGGTATGAATGAAGCCAGTTTCATACTAATTAACGATGCGATTAATGTCTCTAGTTATGATTGTTCTTACTTTAGAACGAGTAACGAGTGTAGAGAGGATATGGGGCTTGAATTTGAGTTGCAATTTAGTTTAATCACCCCTGTTGTTACGACGAGTATGCCAGCGATGCCATATGACCCATTCTTGTTTGCAACCCCCGGGTATTATCATGGACCAAGCTTTGCACAAGCGCCAGGACGAGATTACGAAGTACATCTAGCTGATCAGGCCCCAACTGAGTTATTTAATACTGAGTTTTACCAATTGGCTCAAGATACAAGTGATGCAAGCACTGATCGATACTTTAAAACAAGCAACAATATGCCATGGGCGCTGCTTATTTACGATGAATGGCAATGGCCGAGAGAACGAGTAGATTTAACCACGTCATACCCCGACTTTGCTGACTATACAACGTCTGGTGGAGCAACGAATACCGACTGGTATGAAAGCAGCAATGCAACAGCCAATAAATGTTATTAA
- a CDS encoding sigma-70 family RNA polymerase sigma factor produces MLNIECSKKEEPRNSIDAYSLYLKEINKYKLLTASEELEHSRNYLSGDLKSRNVLIESNLRLVVKIANKYRHRNQRELAPLDIIEEGNLGLMKAVNKFDPELGYRFSTYAVWWIKESIESALFNHSRTVRLPVHITKELNVYLRAARDLSRTLKKEPSISEISVHCNKDYKKVNKILGLVPSSSTCHSASSDDMSSNLIELCADDHEQEPAQSLSKSNLESNLSSWLNLLQCREKQIIINRYGLFGTDVKTLEELGQDLQLSKERVRQIQTETLTKLNTIFKKNKLNLEIALN; encoded by the coding sequence ATGTTGAATATAGAATGTTCAAAAAAGGAAGAACCAAGAAACAGCATTGATGCTTACTCATTATATTTGAAAGAAATAAATAAATATAAGCTTCTAACTGCAAGTGAGGAATTGGAACATAGTCGTAACTATTTATCTGGAGATTTAAAATCAAGAAATGTGTTAATTGAGTCTAATCTAAGGCTTGTTGTTAAAATTGCCAATAAATATCGTCATCGTAATCAAAGAGAACTTGCCCCTTTAGATATTATTGAAGAGGGAAATCTTGGTTTAATGAAAGCCGTGAATAAATTTGACCCTGAATTAGGCTACCGATTTTCTACTTACGCGGTATGGTGGATAAAAGAATCCATTGAAAGCGCCTTATTTAATCATTCACGTACGGTTCGCCTACCTGTTCATATAACAAAAGAACTTAATGTGTACTTAAGAGCGGCAAGAGATCTGTCTAGAACACTTAAAAAAGAACCTTCCATCAGTGAAATATCCGTCCACTGTAATAAAGACTATAAAAAAGTTAATAAAATCTTAGGTTTAGTTCCTAGTTCATCAACCTGTCATTCTGCTTCTAGTGATGATATGTCATCGAATTTAATTGAATTGTGTGCCGATGATCATGAACAAGAGCCGGCTCAATCCTTATCAAAGTCTAATTTAGAAAGTAACCTATCATCATGGTTAAATTTGCTTCAATGCAGAGAAAAGCAAATAATCATCAATCGTTATGGTTTGTTTGGTACTGATGTAAAAACCTTAGAGGAACTAGGCCAAGATCTTCAATTATCTAAAGAAAGAGTTAGACAGATACAAACAGAAACACTCACTAAGCTTAATACTATATTTAAAAAAAATAAGTTAAATTTAGAAATTGCTTTAAATTAG
- a CDS encoding ATP-binding protein: MMKLNTLNTLNHALQFNHTLAGYITTMHQQRLNILYGLDNGTEYETSKKALAQLVVQSKKQGTQSLSDTLSELQQANTEITQFSSNTIEEWSSWITDVVQQTYQLKNANTLNAASDIINQKTTTLTQLQWVNYWATQENWYIHLMLITPQTSYQDALNSLSQRQQLYIEQFLTMNASQSDITLLLTTFSNINFSSSNTFRNAVIENKSEKYTAKDINTGTQALNQRLQLIQAATTIITNELKNDIETKIRSINNMIVLFISILITSLVFISYLGITLSARILSYLKMTISSMALIEKNHDYSIQIKSDGNDEFTLFSKNLNALISERAMNEDKIVGAKEEAEQANLAKSTFLANMSHEIRTPLNGIIGMSGILSETKLTPIQHDYLNTIETSSQTLLILINDILDISKIESGNLSLHPHSTDLREIIFDTVSIIISKANEKHLNLIINIPPDLPSSLLLDDHRLRQILMNLASNAVKFTPKGHVQLDVEFTKKENNTVELTISVSDSGVGIEQNKLNSIFEPFVQEDSSITRQFGGTGLGLAISKQLVDLMDGEFTVKSTKGEGSTFSFSLITEVLEHNVIQYPELEAITFHVIANKTAYAQDIITELSYYNIHNVVVYASAKELELTATSADVIIYCAGHCNDSDCKCKGRLRCVRKNHPDTPIVLAQQHKDRAANFEAIINGLITYPLLGYRLMKTLTNALTDSSTNDDLTNTVPLSQDNEINNNSPKKKGANHILIVEDNLVNQKVASLFLSRSGYTFEIANNGQEAIEKFTESEAYNVILMDCMMPVKDGFSATKEIRLLEKAQNRKKIPIIALTASVLDQDITKCYESGMDAYVAKPFKKEVLLNQIMKMK, encoded by the coding sequence ATGATGAAGTTGAATACATTAAATACACTGAATCATGCCCTCCAATTTAATCATACCTTAGCAGGATACATCACAACGATGCATCAGCAACGTTTGAACATACTTTATGGTCTCGATAATGGAACAGAATATGAAACATCAAAAAAAGCGTTAGCCCAACTTGTCGTACAATCAAAAAAACAAGGAACACAATCTCTTTCCGATACCTTATCGGAACTCCAACAAGCAAATACTGAGATTACCCAGTTTTCATCAAACACCATAGAAGAATGGTCAAGTTGGATCACAGATGTAGTACAACAAACGTATCAATTAAAAAATGCAAATACGCTCAATGCAGCATCAGATATCATTAACCAAAAAACGACTACCCTTACCCAACTTCAATGGGTTAATTATTGGGCAACTCAAGAGAATTGGTACATTCACCTGATGTTGATAACACCACAAACAAGCTATCAAGATGCTCTAAATTCACTTTCTCAGCGTCAGCAATTGTATATTGAACAGTTTTTAACAATGAACGCGAGTCAATCGGATATTACTCTTTTATTAACAACCTTTAGTAATATCAATTTCTCATCAAGCAACACTTTTAGAAATGCAGTCATTGAGAACAAATCCGAAAAATACACAGCGAAAGACATCAATACCGGGACACAAGCACTAAACCAACGACTCCAACTCATTCAAGCAGCTACAACGATTATCACGAATGAATTAAAGAACGATATTGAAACAAAAATACGAAGTATTAATAATATGATTGTTTTATTCATATCGATATTAATCACATCTTTAGTCTTCATTTCATACTTAGGTATTACTCTATCCGCTAGGATCCTAAGCTATTTAAAAATGACGATTTCCTCTATGGCGTTAATAGAAAAAAATCATGATTATTCCATCCAGATTAAGAGTGATGGCAATGATGAGTTCACCTTGTTTTCTAAAAATTTGAATGCTCTCATATCAGAAAGAGCCATGAATGAGGATAAAATCGTAGGAGCTAAAGAAGAAGCAGAACAAGCCAACTTAGCCAAAAGTACCTTTCTTGCCAATATGTCTCATGAAATAAGAACGCCTTTAAATGGTATTATTGGCATGTCCGGCATTCTTTCTGAAACCAAATTGACACCAATTCAACACGATTATTTAAATACGATTGAAACGTCTTCTCAAACGTTATTAATTTTGATTAATGACATCTTAGACATATCAAAAATTGAATCAGGTAATTTGTCGTTGCATCCTCATAGTACTGATTTACGTGAAATAATTTTCGATACCGTGTCTATCATCATTTCGAAAGCCAATGAAAAACACCTTAATTTGATCATTAATATACCACCCGATTTGCCGTCATCTTTATTACTTGATGACCACAGATTAAGACAAATACTAATGAATTTAGCGTCAAATGCGGTCAAATTCACCCCTAAAGGTCACGTTCAACTTGACGTCGAGTTTACCAAAAAAGAAAACAATACCGTCGAACTTACTATTTCAGTGTCTGATTCTGGTGTAGGTATTGAACAAAACAAGCTCAATTCAATTTTTGAACCCTTTGTACAAGAAGACAGCTCAATCACTCGACAATTTGGCGGTACAGGGCTGGGACTTGCCATCAGTAAGCAATTAGTTGATTTGATGGATGGCGAATTTACGGTTAAATCCACAAAAGGAGAAGGAAGTACATTTTCTTTCTCATTAATAACCGAAGTACTAGAACACAACGTTATCCAATACCCAGAATTAGAGGCCATTACTTTCCATGTTATCGCCAATAAAACCGCTTATGCACAAGATATTATTACAGAGCTTAGTTATTACAATATACACAACGTTGTTGTTTATGCTTCAGCGAAAGAGTTAGAGCTAACCGCAACCAGTGCTGACGTCATTATTTACTGCGCAGGCCACTGTAATGATTCTGATTGTAAGTGCAAGGGCCGCTTACGTTGCGTTCGTAAAAATCACCCTGACACTCCAATTGTATTAGCTCAACAACACAAAGACAGAGCCGCCAATTTCGAAGCTATCATAAATGGCCTAATTACCTACCCTTTACTTGGCTATCGATTAATGAAAACGTTAACCAATGCGTTAACCGATAGTTCAACGAACGATGACTTAACTAACACGGTACCTTTGAGCCAAGACAACGAAATTAACAACAATTCACCCAAGAAAAAAGGGGCTAACCATATTCTGATTGTTGAAGATAACTTAGTTAACCAAAAAGTCGCTTCTCTCTTTTTAAGTCGATCTGGTTATACGTTTGAAATTGCAAATAACGGCCAAGAAGCGATTGAAAAATTTACCGAAAGCGAAGCGTATAATGTTATTTTAATGGATTGCATGATGCCCGTAAAAGATGGTTTCTCAGCAACGAAAGAGATACGACTCTTAGAAAAAGCTCAGAATAGAAAGAAAATACCCATTATTGCGTTAACCGCCAGTGTATTAGATCAAGACATCACAAAATGCTACGAATCTGGTATGGATGCATACGTAGCAAAACCCTTCAAGAAAGAAGTACTACTCAATCAAATAATGAAAATGAAGTAG
- a CDS encoding putative bifunctional diguanylate cyclase/phosphodiesterase, which produces MDIDVLFILFTIINVMALLCSAYFIYKIEVIKNGLIRTVFAGVFCSYFVSFVYLEEYVFSHEIADSLDNIILVFSTVSIQMLFFVLWFMYRFINQFTLIEKINIEHRKSLHNKKDIYQKLIDKKIALKIPFSITKIKVVNYRKLIDVSSYKVFKKVLSYSVLMIKRELKNKHIDLYYEDNEIVIISYSTDKILIEKVANKIHKQLISPILMGDRNFLLQPVIGCAVYTDEIKSSEEMLKRVDIACYKAKKLGLVFDFYSYQYAKSINEELRILDKLVYAVPNSEFELYYQPIVNSIDKTIHGYEALIRWPQKDGTMIPPDQFILVAENNNFIKGITEWVVRQVARDIQRFKMENIHHQVHINISTLDLHDNDLYIQLSDLLINRIIEPSDVVLEVTESALMSDIDAAYLMLSKFSELGFYISIDDFGTGFSSLSLLRILTFNQIKIDQSFIRNMSIGNSDYAIVASTIYLAHSLGCNVVAEGVEDQSLFNELRELGCDYIQGYFIHKPQDLTTMIHWSLKQMEKEKLSSIA; this is translated from the coding sequence ATGGATATTGATGTTCTATTTATACTATTCACAATAATTAATGTGATGGCTTTGTTATGCTCGGCGTATTTTATTTATAAAATTGAGGTAATTAAAAATGGATTAATAAGAACCGTTTTTGCAGGTGTTTTCTGTTCTTATTTTGTTTCATTTGTTTATCTTGAGGAATATGTTTTTTCTCATGAAATTGCTGATAGTTTAGATAATATAATTTTGGTGTTTTCAACCGTATCAATACAAATGTTATTTTTTGTTTTATGGTTTATGTATCGATTTATTAACCAGTTTACTCTTATTGAGAAGATTAACATTGAACATAGAAAAAGCTTACATAATAAAAAAGATATCTATCAAAAACTCATTGATAAGAAAATAGCATTAAAGATCCCCTTTAGTATCACTAAAATTAAAGTAGTAAATTATCGGAAATTGATAGATGTATCTTCTTATAAGGTATTTAAGAAGGTATTGTCTTATTCCGTACTTATGATTAAAAGAGAATTGAAAAATAAGCACATTGATTTGTATTACGAAGATAATGAGATCGTAATTATTAGCTACTCAACCGATAAAATACTGATAGAGAAAGTAGCGAATAAAATACATAAGCAATTGATATCACCGATTTTAATGGGAGATAGGAATTTTCTGTTACAACCGGTGATTGGGTGTGCTGTGTATACTGATGAAATTAAGAGCAGTGAGGAGATGCTAAAGCGAGTCGATATTGCTTGCTATAAGGCAAAAAAACTAGGGTTAGTTTTTGATTTTTATAGTTACCAATACGCAAAATCGATAAATGAAGAGTTAAGAATTTTGGATAAGTTAGTATACGCCGTCCCTAATTCTGAGTTTGAACTTTACTATCAACCTATTGTAAATAGTATTGATAAGACTATTCATGGTTATGAAGCCCTCATTCGTTGGCCTCAGAAAGACGGTACCATGATCCCTCCAGATCAATTCATTTTAGTCGCTGAAAACAATAATTTTATTAAAGGAATTACTGAGTGGGTCGTAAGGCAGGTTGCCCGCGATATCCAACGTTTTAAAATGGAAAATATTCATCATCAAGTTCATATCAATATATCCACGTTAGATCTTCATGACAATGACCTGTATATCCAACTTTCTGATTTGCTTATTAATAGAATCATCGAGCCTTCTGATGTTGTTTTGGAGGTAACAGAGAGCGCGTTGATGTCAGATATTGATGCGGCCTATCTGATGCTATCAAAATTTTCAGAACTTGGTTTTTACATCAGTATTGATGATTTTGGTACTGGGTTCTCTTCTTTGTCACTTTTGAGGATTTTAACCTTTAATCAGATAAAAATAGACCAATCATTTATACGTAATATGTCTATTGGTAATAGTGATTACGCGATCGTAGCCTCTACGATATACCTTGCCCACAGTTTAGGGTGCAATGTGGTGGCGGAAGGGGTGGAAGACCAATCATTATTTAATGAATTGAGAGAGTTGGGTTGTGATTATATTCAGGGATACTTCATTCATAAGCCACAAGATTTGACGACAATGATTCATTGGTCATTAAAGCAAATGGAGAAAGAAAAGTTGTCTTCTATTGCTTAA
- a CDS encoding response regulator, which yields MDRITSKQQYIQGKDKLSILIVDNCQVASMFLKKLLFQLGFTRVEKASSYQEAIKKCAKRNYSLLFIDYHLDQRLNGSELYDLLREKGFISPSTRVITISGDHSTQTVLSTLSKGNGDYLCKPISKSNLHNKISNAYQEYNIFKRLYSLLDERRYDELLTLSIQLISEKNIHELDLFLINFLMTHDKEKLSSLCEQPQFKNRKNYILAQLKLEDERNTTSKNEILKRAIALSKKQPLFTQALDFLSDIQCNHKNYEEALNASLQVLSLTPSIPHRALQTLNLALICNNKPVFLKASHSLANHLPIADSNWCSYAAECFNYFNSYIHNSISETDKNQLILEQKNIARRIEYRLTDRQKVQLNILYNYSLCKKYIQDGDIVTAKLNTLKVTAPFYDNLHELNTVILIELLYLLLFFGDIWLIEKVEYVLKTKKYFNVYCSELLVLLKQDPQLKQSISRLSTTINNANTLKETDPKEALTSYETERNNYPYSSELCIGLLESYVALSLDNPSLLGTAINLVKDMPLSHDLMQRRDNVLSFLHANPNFISEFDSNNLAHVIYPNQSHSVLDKRYQLSLSV from the coding sequence ATGGACAGAATCACCTCAAAACAACAATATATACAAGGAAAAGATAAACTCTCGATATTGATAGTCGATAACTGTCAAGTTGCCTCTATGTTTTTAAAAAAACTGCTCTTTCAGTTGGGTTTTACTCGAGTTGAAAAAGCAAGTTCATATCAGGAAGCCATAAAGAAATGTGCTAAACGTAATTATTCATTGCTGTTTATCGATTATCACTTAGATCAAAGACTCAATGGATCTGAGCTTTATGACTTACTACGAGAGAAAGGATTTATTTCTCCATCAACTCGTGTGATTACCATATCAGGAGATCACTCCACACAAACGGTCTTGAGTACCCTATCAAAAGGTAATGGGGATTACTTATGTAAGCCAATCAGCAAATCAAATTTACATAATAAAATAAGCAATGCTTATCAAGAATATAATATATTTAAAAGGTTATATTCGTTACTTGATGAGCGTCGTTATGATGAGTTACTTACTCTCTCGATCCAGTTAATTTCAGAAAAAAACATTCATGAGTTGGACTTATTTTTAATCAATTTTTTAATGACTCATGATAAAGAAAAACTCTCATCACTCTGTGAACAACCTCAGTTTAAAAATAGGAAAAACTACATATTAGCTCAACTAAAACTTGAGGATGAAAGAAATACGACCTCTAAGAACGAGATTTTAAAAAGAGCGATTGCACTGTCTAAAAAACAGCCTTTATTCACTCAAGCACTCGATTTTTTATCTGACATACAATGCAACCATAAAAATTATGAAGAAGCGCTAAACGCCTCATTACAAGTATTAAGCCTTACCCCAAGCATCCCCCATCGTGCGCTTCAAACCTTAAATTTAGCGCTTATTTGCAACAACAAACCCGTATTTCTTAAAGCCAGTCATTCACTCGCGAACCACTTACCTATTGCCGACAGTAATTGGTGCAGTTATGCGGCGGAATGCTTTAATTATTTTAATAGTTATATTCATAATTCAATTTCTGAAACAGATAAAAATCAACTCATTCTAGAACAAAAAAACATCGCAAGACGCATTGAATACCGTCTAACGGACAGACAAAAAGTACAACTCAATATTTTATACAATTATTCTCTCTGTAAGAAATACATTCAGGATGGCGACATCGTCACAGCGAAGCTCAATACTCTAAAAGTCACCGCACCTTTTTATGATAATCTTCATGAACTAAACACCGTTATCTTAATTGAATTGTTGTATTTATTACTTTTCTTTGGGGATATTTGGCTAATAGAAAAAGTTGAGTATGTCTTAAAAACTAAGAAATATTTTAATGTTTATTGTTCTGAACTATTAGTGCTATTAAAGCAAGATCCACAACTTAAACAATCTATATCAAGGCTGTCTACTACGATTAATAACGCGAACACCCTAAAAGAAACGGATCCCAAAGAAGCCCTTACAAGTTATGAAACCGAACGTAATAACTACCCTTACTCTTCAGAGCTTTGTATTGGCTTGCTTGAGTCTTATGTGGCGTTAAGTTTAGATAATCCAAGTCTTCTTGGTACTGCAATTAATCTTGTTAAAGACATGCCTCTCTCTCATGATTTAATGCAGCGAAGAGACAATGTACTTAGCTTTCTTCATGCAAACCCAAACTTTATTTCAGAATTTGACAGCAACAACCTTGCTCATGTTATTTACCCCAATCAATCTCATTCGGTTTTAGATAAGCGATATCAGCTTTCTCTCTCAGTATAA
- a CDS encoding STAS domain-containing protein, giving the protein MELHQFESNTNTLVLSVQGDMDAVGCRDIQPTIDEVIEQEHRQVHIDLAQVAFLDSSGIGAIVYLYKRLVEKERTMQIQNAHGQPLELLKLLRIENAIPVNSPTH; this is encoded by the coding sequence ATGGAACTACATCAATTTGAATCTAACACCAATACCTTAGTGCTATCAGTTCAAGGGGATATGGATGCAGTCGGTTGTCGAGATATTCAACCAACCATCGATGAAGTCATTGAGCAAGAGCACAGACAAGTACATATCGACCTCGCTCAAGTGGCGTTTTTAGACTCTTCTGGTATCGGTGCCATTGTGTATTTATACAAACGATTGGTCGAAAAAGAACGCACAATGCAAATTCAAAATGCGCATGGCCAACCCTTAGAGTTACTTAAATTGTTACGCATTGAAAATGCAATTCCAGTAAATAGCCCTACACACTAA